The following are encoded in a window of Eriocheir sinensis breed Jianghai 21 chromosome 35, ASM2467909v1, whole genome shotgun sequence genomic DNA:
- the LOC127007506 gene encoding tigger transposable element-derived protein 1-like produces the protein MWRANKKAWTTRQFFTEWFVEVFAPAVKTYLIEKNLPLKALLLMDNAPAHPPGVKEELGKGYKFIEVMFLPPNTTPLIQPMDQNVIASFKKLYTKALFERCFEVTSETELTLREFWKNHFNILHCLRLKDKAWGQVSVRSLQSAWKNLWPTCVTAKDFEGVEPSVQESAVVEDIVSLGRAIGIEVDSDDEEELVQAHSEDLTTDELHQLRQEQLQEVTEELSSGEEEGNSKERVSTAEIKKYLQQWTELGNFLEVPP, from the coding sequence ATGTGGAGGGCAAACAAGAAAGCCTGGACAACCAGGCAGTTCTTCACAGAGTGGTTTGTGGAGGTGTTTGCACCTGCAGTGAAGACATACCTAATAGAGAAGAATCTACCACTCAAGGCCCTCCTGTTGATGGACAATGCCCCTGCACACCCTCCAGGCGTGAAAGAAGAATTGGGTAAGGGGTATAAATTCATCGAAGTGATgttcctcccccccaacaccacgCCACTGATCCAACCCATGGACCAGAATGTCATCGCCAGCTTTAAGAAGCTGTACACAAAAGCACTTTTTGAGAGGTGCTTTGAGGTGACTTCTGAAACAGAGCTCACTCTGAGGGAGTTTTGGAAGAATCACTTTAATATCCTCCACTGCCTAAGGCTTAAAGATAAAGCCTGGGGTCAAGTTTCTGTGAGGTCCTTGCAGTCTGCCTGGAAAAATCTGTGGCCAACCTGTGTGACAGCCAAGGATTTTGAGGGAGTCGAGCCTTCAGTCCAGGAGTCTGCTGTGGTGGAGGACATTGTGTCTCTGGGGAGGGCCATAGGCATTGAGGTGGacagtgatgatgaggaggagctgGTGCAAGCACACTCTGAAGACCTCACCACTGACGAGCTGCATCAACTTCGCCAGGAACAGCTGCAGGAGGTAACTGAGGAGCTGTCttcaggggaggaagaggggaacagcAAGGAAAGAGTCTCCACTGCAGAAATCAAGAAATATTTGCAGCAGTGGACAGAGTTGGGAAACTTTTTGGAGGTGCCACCCTGA